The following coding sequences are from one Pirellulales bacterium window:
- a CDS encoding diguanylate cyclase yields the protein IFLGPQLQVMHWNRGAERLTGINGSSMLERLFVPSLVNLRDEHGRRIADEQCPVAQAMHSGVQSLRRLLVRGRGGRDLPVDMHMIPIVGPDGATQGVTILLHDASGEASLEDRCQHLYQQAIRDPLTQLANRAEFDRAHALFVEAHRERQLPCSLIICDIDRFKQINDTFGHLAGDEIIKSFAQLLKSACHPGDLVARFGGEEFVMLCADCNNASAASRAEQVRRAFSELSHPEIGGKPCFASFGVTELQAGDTAQTMLHRADRALLTAKEAGRNLVVQLGSGWSSEPTETRRRWRFWRKATTGPLLEKCLVTNVPLDITVEKLRGFVSDQQGQVTSIENERVELVLQSGMLAPARRRADRSVPLVVELKFARETRQPDCEFAGRILDLPPQTNIEVIIRTWRGRDRRYAAALDQARRALVSLRSYLMANDAGELSDSAVRKILDALPQDIDDSPTQHEAVVSMRDQAATNPR from the coding sequence TCATTTTCCTTGGCCCTCAATTGCAGGTGATGCATTGGAATCGCGGGGCGGAACGGCTGACAGGCATCAACGGTTCCAGCATGCTCGAGCGGCTCTTTGTTCCCAGCCTGGTGAACCTGCGCGACGAACACGGCCGGAGAATTGCCGACGAGCAATGTCCCGTGGCGCAGGCCATGCACAGCGGCGTGCAGTCGTTACGGCGGCTATTGGTTCGCGGTCGTGGTGGTCGCGATTTGCCCGTCGACATGCACATGATTCCCATCGTGGGCCCTGACGGCGCGACGCAAGGCGTGACGATCCTCTTGCACGATGCTTCTGGAGAAGCGTCGCTGGAAGATCGTTGTCAACATCTATACCAACAAGCCATTCGCGATCCGCTGACGCAATTGGCCAACCGCGCCGAATTCGATCGCGCGCACGCCTTGTTTGTCGAAGCCCACCGCGAACGTCAACTACCTTGCAGCTTAATCATCTGCGATATCGACCGCTTCAAGCAAATCAACGACACCTTCGGCCATTTGGCCGGCGATGAAATCATCAAAAGCTTTGCGCAACTTTTGAAAAGCGCTTGTCACCCCGGCGATTTGGTGGCCCGCTTCGGCGGGGAGGAGTTCGTCATGCTCTGCGCCGATTGCAATAATGCTTCGGCCGCGTCACGCGCCGAACAAGTGCGGCGGGCTTTCAGCGAATTATCGCATCCTGAAATCGGCGGAAAGCCCTGCTTTGCCAGTTTCGGCGTGACCGAACTTCAAGCGGGCGATACCGCCCAAACCATGCTCCATCGCGCCGACCGCGCGCTCCTGACGGCCAAAGAAGCGGGTCGCAATTTGGTGGTTCAACTTGGCAGCGGATGGAGCAGCGAACCTACTGAGACGCGCCGCCGGTGGCGGTTTTGGCGCAAAGCCACCACCGGACCCTTGCTCGAAAAATGCCTCGTTACCAACGTGCCGCTGGACATCACCGTGGAAAAACTCCGCGGATTTGTGTCCGACCAGCAAGGTCAGGTCACGTCTATCGAAAACGAGCGGGTGGAATTGGTTTTGCAATCTGGAATGTTAGCGCCGGCCCGACGGCGAGCGGATCGTTCGGTGCCGCTGGTCGTGGAGTTGAAATTTGCTCGCGAAACCAGGCAGCCTGACTGCGAATTTGCCGGGCGAATCTTGGACCTGCCGCCGCAAACTAATATCGAAGTGATTATCAGAACCTGGCGCGGACGTGATCGTCGCTATGCCGCCGCTCTGGACCAGGCCCGGCGCGCGCTGGTCAGTTTGCGATCTTACCTGATGGCCAACGATGCCGGCGAACTTTCCGACAGTGCTGTCAGGAAGATTTTAGATGCGCTGCCGCAAGACATTGACGATTCGCCAACACAGCACGAAGCTGTCGTATCGATGCGGGACCAAGCCGCAACAAACCCTCGCTAA
- a CDS encoding superoxide dismutase, with protein sequence MAYTLPPLPYAFDALEPSIDAKTMEIHHDKHHAAYVNNLNKALEGNDLGNQPVELLIASLDKVPEGIRTAVRNNGGGHANHSMFWLLMGKGKGGQPKGDLAEAIQKDLMGWDHFKEAFTKAATTRFGSGWAWLTVDSKTGKLAIESTPNQDSPLMGAAANASGNKPIFGLDVWEHAYYLKYQNRRPEYIDAFWNVVDWDAVAKNYAAAKKS encoded by the coding sequence ATGGCATACACATTACCTCCCCTGCCTTATGCCTTCGACGCTTTGGAACCGTCCATCGATGCTAAAACAATGGAAATTCATCACGATAAGCATCACGCCGCTTATGTCAACAATTTGAACAAGGCGCTGGAAGGAAACGATTTGGGCAACCAGCCGGTCGAACTGCTCATCGCCAGTCTCGACAAGGTGCCCGAGGGAATTCGCACGGCGGTGCGCAATAACGGCGGTGGTCATGCGAATCATTCGATGTTCTGGCTGCTCATGGGCAAAGGCAAAGGAGGCCAACCCAAAGGCGACCTGGCCGAAGCCATTCAGAAAGATCTGATGGGCTGGGATCATTTCAAGGAGGCGTTTACGAAGGCCGCCACCACGCGCTTCGGCAGCGGCTGGGCCTGGCTGACCGTCGACAGCAAGACGGGCAAATTGGCCATTGAAAGCACGCCCAATCAAGATAGCCCCTTAATGGGCGCCGCCGCCAATGCCAGCGGTAACAAGCCAATTTTCGGCCTGGACGTGTGGGAACACGCTTATTATCTGAAGTACCAGAATCGTCGCCCGGAATATATTGACGCATTTTGGAATGTAGTCGATTGGGATGCTGTCGCCAAAAACTACGCTGCGGCGAAAAAAAGCTGA
- a CDS encoding esterase-like activity of phytase family protein produces MALKFEPVALFAMVVGHCLSTQAADEAKTLTLNYRGKVHLSVDKAADQNGVMFTITGLSGIAYGFDNHYVSVMDNSNHLVFLKVTFKDDGTIDQFAVTGGHTVPTSRDYEGIAYTGQERNSVFLSNEATPPPPALYEYSLDKSATLLQTVKMPPVFITQVDNRGLESLTRRADGKEIWTANEEALTADGVPSTTTAGSVVRLVRFAVNGNTLTPAEEYAYVLEPIHAGVGAPFCSGLSDLTVLPDGTLLTLERSAIEGIPTFETRIFQVDFGGATDVSQGALAQGLKGQSYKPVTKKLLFSSTSIGENLEGLCLGPKLPNGNSVLLGVVDNGDPVSKNTLVSFELVDPAPLPMEIIYAAGGGAALLLLLLAALKFRRANAR; encoded by the coding sequence ATGGCGTTGAAATTTGAGCCGGTCGCTCTGTTTGCGATGGTTGTCGGCCATTGTCTATCGACCCAGGCGGCCGACGAGGCGAAAACACTCACACTCAACTATCGAGGCAAAGTACATCTGAGCGTGGACAAGGCTGCCGATCAAAACGGAGTCATGTTTACCATAACGGGCTTGAGCGGCATCGCCTACGGGTTCGACAATCATTATGTGTCGGTGATGGATAACTCCAACCATCTGGTGTTTCTGAAAGTCACGTTCAAGGATGACGGCACGATCGACCAATTTGCGGTGACCGGCGGCCACACGGTGCCCACCAGCCGCGATTACGAGGGCATCGCTTACACCGGCCAGGAGCGCAACAGCGTATTCCTCAGCAACGAAGCCACTCCGCCGCCGCCGGCGCTATACGAATACAGTTTGGATAAATCGGCCACGTTGCTGCAAACCGTCAAGATGCCTCCGGTGTTCATCACGCAGGTCGATAACCGGGGGCTGGAATCGCTCACCCGCCGCGCCGATGGCAAGGAAATCTGGACGGCCAACGAAGAAGCGCTGACCGCCGATGGAGTGCCTTCCACCACGACGGCCGGCAGCGTGGTGCGGCTGGTGCGTTTCGCGGTGAATGGCAACACATTGACGCCGGCCGAAGAATACGCCTACGTTTTGGAGCCCATTCACGCCGGAGTGGGCGCCCCTTTTTGCAGTGGATTGAGCGACTTGACCGTCCTGCCCGATGGCACCCTGCTTACGCTGGAGCGATCGGCCATTGAAGGCATCCCAACTTTCGAAACGCGCATTTTCCAGGTCGATTTCGGCGGCGCTACCGACGTGAGCCAAGGGGCTTTGGCTCAGGGACTCAAGGGCCAAAGCTACAAACCCGTGACAAAGAAATTGTTGTTTTCCAGCACATCCATCGGCGAGAATTTGGAAGGCCTGTGCTTGGGGCCAAAATTGCCCAACGGCAACAGCGTTTTATTGGGCGTGGTTGATAATGGTGATCCCGTCAGCAAAAACACGCTGGTCTCGTTTGAATTGGTCGATCCGGCGCCGTTGCCGATGGAAATCATCTATGCTGCCGGCGGCGGCGCGGCATTGCTATTGTTGCTCCTAGCCGCTCTCAAATTTCGACGCGCCAATGCCAGGTAA